From one Alicyclobacillus acidocaldarius subsp. acidocaldarius Tc-4-1 genomic stretch:
- a CDS encoding 3D domain-containing protein — MAKQAHATAHAQSVSWRSEPEAITVFGRSYDIRRCRKLTDTFVVTAYNLDRFSTGKDPGDPGFGVTSTGRPAVIGRTVAVDPAVIPYGSLLYIEGVGWRIAEDTGGAIRGHHIDVLMPSRKHALQFGVKRNCRVTVYIPDDLDDV, encoded by the coding sequence GTGGCGAAGCAGGCGCACGCGACCGCCCACGCGCAGTCGGTGTCGTGGCGATCCGAGCCGGAGGCCATCACGGTGTTCGGCCGCAGCTACGACATTCGCCGGTGTCGGAAGCTCACCGACACGTTTGTCGTCACGGCCTACAACCTGGATCGCTTCTCCACCGGAAAGGACCCTGGCGATCCCGGCTTCGGGGTGACGAGCACCGGGCGGCCCGCCGTGATCGGACGGACCGTTGCCGTCGATCCGGCGGTGATCCCCTACGGCAGCCTGCTCTACATCGAGGGCGTGGGCTGGCGAATCGCGGAAGACACGGGAGGTGCCATTCGAGGCCATCACATCGACGTGCTCATGCCGTCGCGGAAACATGCCTTGCAGTTTGGGGTGAAGCGCAACTGCCGGGTGACCGTGTACATCCCGGACGATCTCGACGACGTCTAG
- a CDS encoding DUF86 domain-containing protein: protein MFLTKDHKRQIEAWLEALSARAAWLEDLAEREDAWEEDLTWQLAAERALWTSVEYVTDIASLIIDALVMRDPGGYADIVKVLVEEEVLDARWFDVFTGVIDFRSRLLRDHARITPKDVREAVSRYADLFAPFMDQIRAFLRNH, encoded by the coding sequence GTGTTTCTGACAAAGGATCATAAGCGGCAAATTGAGGCGTGGCTCGAAGCCCTCAGCGCTCGGGCCGCGTGGTTGGAGGATTTGGCCGAGCGGGAGGACGCGTGGGAAGAAGATCTCACGTGGCAGCTCGCCGCCGAGCGCGCGCTGTGGACGAGCGTCGAGTACGTCACCGACATCGCCTCGCTCATCATCGACGCGCTTGTGATGCGCGATCCCGGCGGCTACGCCGATATCGTCAAAGTCCTCGTCGAGGAAGAGGTCCTCGACGCTCGGTGGTTCGATGTCTTCACCGGCGTGATCGACTTCCGATCTCGCCTGCTTCGCGATCACGCCCGCATCACGCCGAAGGACGTGCGCGAGGCCGTCTCGCGCTACGCGGATCTGTTCGCTCCCTTCATGGACCAGATTCGCGCGTTTTTGCGCAACCACTAG
- a CDS encoding C40 family peptidase — protein MLPKRTSLGAIAATAATLATLTMGGCTALAQTSLPPGVHLDPSIRPLASENASYQQKTQAVLEVAESKIGTPYIWGHNEDRGQYGFDCSNFVEYVYHHALGYRFTTSSRLQYLEVGWRVPYSDLKPGDLLIFDDGGHVGIYAGNGEMIQCGGGLGRVGFLSVRPGSYWYRHLSAVRQMYT, from the coding sequence ATGCTGCCGAAACGAACGTCCCTTGGAGCGATTGCCGCGACGGCCGCCACTCTTGCAACGCTGACCATGGGCGGCTGCACTGCCCTCGCGCAAACTTCGTTGCCCCCTGGGGTTCATCTCGATCCGTCCATTCGACCTCTCGCTTCAGAAAACGCGTCTTACCAACAGAAAACGCAGGCGGTCCTGGAGGTGGCCGAAAGCAAGATCGGCACGCCCTACATCTGGGGGCACAACGAAGACCGCGGTCAGTACGGATTCGACTGCTCGAACTTTGTGGAGTACGTCTATCACCACGCTCTCGGGTATCGCTTTACGACGTCGTCACGCCTTCAATACCTCGAAGTAGGCTGGCGCGTCCCGTACAGCGACCTGAAGCCTGGCGACCTGCTCATCTTCGACGACGGCGGGCATGTCGGGATTTACGCAGGCAACGGAGAAATGATCCAGTGCGGCGGCGGGCTAGGACGCGTCGGCTTCCTCAGCGTGCGGCCGGGATCGTACTGGTATCGGCACCTGTCGGCTGTTCGACAAATGTACACCTGA
- a CDS encoding NUDIX domain-containing protein, with translation MEGEGFAPAKHLTFDPALRDPAPHSVLVFARLFDGCVWVRHHARGWELPGGKVEPGETPDAAARREAFEEAGALLENLDWVAQYTIVLRDGSEASKWVYLADVHDVKARPATSETTAVRLVPWILGLQGFPCTDRSPFVQDDVFARLFSEVASRFQVR, from the coding sequence GTGGAGGGCGAGGGGTTTGCGCCAGCCAAGCATCTGACCTTCGATCCCGCCCTGCGCGATCCCGCGCCGCACTCGGTGCTCGTGTTTGCGAGGCTGTTCGACGGCTGCGTGTGGGTTCGCCATCACGCGCGGGGCTGGGAGCTTCCCGGGGGCAAGGTGGAGCCGGGTGAGACGCCGGACGCCGCAGCGCGGCGCGAAGCGTTTGAAGAGGCGGGCGCTCTGCTCGAGAACCTCGACTGGGTTGCCCAGTATACCATTGTCCTGCGCGACGGCTCCGAGGCGAGCAAATGGGTGTATCTCGCCGACGTGCACGACGTGAAGGCTCGGCCCGCGACGTCGGAGACCACGGCGGTGCGCCTCGTGCCTTGGATTTTGGGTCTACAAGGGTTCCCGTGCACCGATCGCAGCCCGTTTGTTCAGGATGACGTATTCGCGAGGCTTTTTTCGGAGGTTGCCTCGCGTTTTCAAGTGAGGTGA